In one window of Brachyhypopomus gauderio isolate BG-103 chromosome 16, BGAUD_0.2, whole genome shotgun sequence DNA:
- the b3glcta gene encoding beta 3-glucosyltransferase a: protein MVRGNFHFGYKAAFMFWSLVPFIFASQDMKDSISKAREAEGHLHEGPLRLREVVFVIQSQRNSFHVQRAETLQADLLLQTDALQEMPPAVLMLHALSDSEGDWSVLPLLPYFSSHFGRNSSWIMFLEEETNVNMEKLHSALKKFDHRKEWFLGKPLHDDESTIIHHYAFSENPSAFEYPDFSAGWALSMPLVHRLANKVQKEPLKSDFTIDLKHEVALYIWEGGDGLRLTAVPELCTLPGHSTRSQHCATTVGVHPPLCGVPVKKEDIFVAVKTCKKFHLDRVPVVKKTWAKQAAFLEYYSDYADTSIPTVDLGVPNTDRGHCGKTFAILSRYASDAVPKTDWLLIVDDDTLISLPRLQALLSCYNPREPVCLGERYGYGLGQGGYSYITGGGGMVFSREAVLRLLASGCKCYSDDAPDDMVVGMCLSALRLPVTHSALFHQARPDDYAKDLLAHQTPISFHKHWNIDPIAVFHQWLNDDVDGSSQTTAREEL from the exons GCCTGAGGGAGGTGGTATTTGTAATCCAGAGTCAGAGGAACTCTTTCCATGTGCAACGGGCAGAAACACTGCAAGCGGACCTGCTCCTGCAGACGGACGCGCTACAAGAG ATGCCACCCGCTGTCCTGATGCTTCACGCCCTCTCAGACAGTGAGGGCGACTGGAGCGTTCTGCCCCTGCTGCCCTA TTTTTCGTCCCACTTTGGGAGGAACTCCTCGTGGATTATGTTCCTGGAGGAGGAGACCAACGTAAATATGGAAAAACTTCACAGTGCTCTTAAGAAGTTCGACCACAGAAAG GAATGGTTTCTAGGCAAGCCACTGCACGATGACGAGTCCACCATCATCCATCACTACGCCTTCTCTGAGAACCCGTCAGCTTTTGAGTACCCAGACTTCTCAGCAGGATGGGCTCTGAGCATGCCCCTCGTCCACAG ACTTGCCAATAAGGTTCAAAAGGAGCCGCTGAAGTCGGACTTCACCATAGACCTCAAACATGAG GTGGCGCTGTACATTTGGGAAGGCGGAGACGGACTTCGGCTGACTGCGGTTCCCGAGCTGTGTACGTTGCCAGGACACTCCACCAGATCCCAGCACTGTGCCACCACCGTTGGCGTCCATCCACCACTGTGT GGTGTGCCCGTCAAAAAGGAGGACATATTTGTGGCAGTGAAAACATGTAAGAAGTTTCACTTGGACAGAG TCCCCGTGGTGAAGAAGACATGGGCGAAACAGGCTGCGTTTCTGGAGTATTACAGCGACTACGCTGACACTTCGATACCCACCGTCGATCTCGGTGTGCCCAACACGGACAGAG GCCACTGTGGGAAAACCTTTGCCATTCTGAGCAGATATGCGAGTGACGCTGTACCGAAGACCGACTGGCTGCTCATCGTAGATGATGACACTCTTATAAG CCTTCCCAGACTCCAGGCTCTGCTCAGCTGTTACAACCCCAGGGAGCCTGTGTGTCTGGGGGAGCGCTACGGTTACGGCCTGGGCCAAGGAGGCTACAGCTACATCACCGGGGGAGGGGG GATGGTGTTCAGCAGGGAGGCGGTGCTACGGCTCCTGGCCAGCGGTTGCAAGTGCTACAGCGACGACGCCCCTGACGACATGGTGGTGGGGATGTGTCTGAGCGCGCTGCGCCTCCCCGTCACCCACAGCGCCCTCTTCCACCAG GCACGACCAGATGATTACGCCAAAGACCTTTTGGCCCACCAGACTCCTATTTCTTTCCACAAACACTGGAATATTGACCCCATCGCAGTCTTTCACCAGTGGCTAAATGATGACGTGGATGGTTCCAGCCAAACCACCGCTAGGGAGGAGCTATAG